The Leptolyngbya sp. 'hensonii' DNA segment CCCCCTGGGAGGGACAGCGCACCACCCTAAACGGGAAGGGGGTGTGGCCGGGATCGGGGGTCCGGGTCACGATGGTCACAGCATGTCCCCGCGCTACAAACTCATGGGCCAGGATGGAGACCACCGTCTCTGTCCCCCCCACACTGGGATAGAACAGAGGGGCATGGATTAGAATCCGCAGCGATCGCCGGGGGCCAGATTTGACCGTGATCGGACGGCTGGGGGAGGGAGCGGGGGACATCGTTACCGATCTGTTTTGCGAATGAACACACACAGGGTATCTCCCGGTTGTCCGATCGGCAAGACCAGACTCAGCAGCGCCTCTGCCAGAGCAGTGGTGGGGCGGGAGACCCGGGAGCCCCGCTGGGGAAAGCTCCACTGCTGGACGATTTCCAGACCATAGCGGGGCAGCACCCGCTGTAAGGCGCTCAGGAGTACCGGGTAGATATGGGTCGGGTCTCCCTTGGCGTCAAAGGATTTCAACTGGCCCGTGATTAAAAAGCGCAGGCGACAACCGATGGAATGGATGTTGGGCGTGGTCAGCAGGAAATAGCCATCCGGAGCCAGGTGACGGGCAACCAGGGCAAACAGACGACCAGGATTCTCCAGATGCTCGACCACTTCGATCGCCGTGATCAGGCCAAACTGGCGATCGGCCAGGGCCGGATCGTCCACATCCAGGTTGGCCCGGATGCAGGTGGCCTGGGGCAGGTGGAACTGGGTCGCATCCTGATCGATCCCACACAGGTGGGTGAAACCAGCTTCGGCCAGTCGGTTTAACCAGGCTCCAGTGCCACAGCCAATGTCAAGGATAGGGGTCTGGGCTTCCAGGGGAGGCAGTGATCGGAAGACATCAGCATGGAGGCCAGAAATCGTGCGCTCAAGCAGGGGCGGATTTGAGATGGGGGCTAACATAGGCCGTGACGGTTGTCCAGCAACGTGACCAATACCTTAGCATGCTCCTCCAGACGATGGGCCTGATACCAGTGATGGGCGCGATCGGCGATCGCTTGTCCCATCTCCAAGGTGAGGTCCCCCAGGGGCCGATCGGCAAGCCAGTACTGTTGACCCGACACCAGATCATCCCGAATTTCCGGGCTGTAGTAGAGGCCGATCGGGATCAGGCGATGGGCACAGTAGGCGGCAAAGATGGTGGATTTACCCAGGTATTCCGTGTGGTAGTCGAAAAAACCGGCGATCGCCTGTTGCATCACGGGACTGATGGCCTCTATGGGTAGGCAACCGGTTTCGACGATCGGAATTGGCAACAGACCGGCCAGGTTCAAATCGACGGAACTGCCAATATCCCAAACCTCCCTAATCCCCAACTGGTGACAGAGGGCTGCCAGGGCTGCTGTCCCGCGCTCGTAGACCCGACGACGGCTGATCCGGGAGCCAAACACCACCAGTCGCCGAGGCCGATCGATCAGGGGGGCTAGGTCGGTCGGTTCCCCGACGGTAGAAAAGACGGGCAGGGCCGGAATCTGCTGTTGATGCCCCTGGGTCAGAGTTTCCACCATCTGAGCATAGTGCTGCCGATTGGTCATGGCCCGATCGCTGAGGAACCCCAGCCGAATCGCCAGTTGCCGTTGCAGGGGCGACAGCCAGAAGGAACTGGTCCAGGGTGGCCCCACATCATAGGCGTAGACCTCATGAAACATCGTCACCAACTGGGCGTTTGGAGTCATCCGTTTCCACTGTTCCAGGCCATTGACCAGCCAGAAGGGGCAGCCCCGACGGGCATAGCCGTAACTGACATAGTGGAGGATGACGGGACCAGGGCCAGCGCCCTCCAGGGCCTGGAGCAGAGCTGGGACCGATCGTTCCGCCAGGGGCCAGGTCTGGAACTCTGCTTCGGTGGGGGGCCAGGTGGGATCGCCGACGATGAAATGGGTATCTCGGCCCCAGTTCTGCCGCAGGCAGCGGGCCACCGCAGTGGAATAGTCGCCAATGCCGTCCAGCACGGGGGGGAGCCGGGGCACAATCTGAAGGATGGGTGGATGGGGAGACTGCACCATGGACCTATCCTTTGCTTCGGGATGGAACGGTGTGACTGGACCTGAAGGCGGCCAGCCAGTCCTGATACGTGGCCTCCAGGGACTGCACAGCTCTTTCCCAGTGGAGGCTCTGAACGCGCTGGTATCCAGCAGCAGCAATCCGGTGGCGCAGGCCCTCATCCAGCAACAGCCGCCGTACCGCCCCGTACAGTTGGGGGGAGAAGGGTCGATCAAGAATCAGGGCTTCCACATCCGGCTGTAAATCTGCCGCGAAGCCGGTGCGGGCAGCCACCAGAGCACAACCGCAGGCCATGGCCTCCGCCATCACCAGGCCAAAGCTCTCATAGAGGGAGGGCACCACCAGAATGGTCAGGGATTGGTAGTGCTGCTGTAGCGCTGCTCGATCGGCCACAAATGGGATCACCTGAATCCGATCGCAGAGGGCTGCCGGGAAATGATCGCTGGCCTGAAAACCCTCGCCAACACCAATGAGCCGGAGGGAACAGGTGGGAAATTCGGCCAGAATCTGGGCTAGATCGGTCTGGATCACCTGGATGCCTTTGCGATCGATCCAGGAACCGCAGTAACCGATCGTCAGGGGACGCGCCTCTACCACTGGCAGCCCCAGGTAGGTCTCAGGCAGGGGATTCTCGATCGCCAGCACCCGATCAGGAGTCTGGTAGCCCTGCTCCAGAGCATAGCGACGCTCCGCCTGGCTGACGGTGACAATCCCATCGACACCAGTGAAAGCCAGCCGAAACAGGGGGGTTTGATTCAGGCGATACCATTTGCCATAGGGATGTTCCCCATAGCCCTGGCGGGCATAGTCGATCAAACGGTTCAGGGCATAGGGTTCCAGGCCATTGGAATGGCTGACCAGCAGGAAGGACCGACCCGGCAGGGACCGGACCAGGGAGGTGAGTAACCAGGCTTCCCCCCCATACAACTCCAGCACATCGTAAGCGTGACGGCGCAACTGCTGCAGCACGAAAGGCACCATGCCGATCGCCTGCCGGTAGCTCTTGGCCCGTCCCCCCCATTGCGGCCAGATTTCGTAGGTCTCTGGCCCAAAGGCGTCCACGGTATGGCCCAGGTCCCGCAGGCCCTGGCAGAAGTGGGTAATCACATATCCCGACCCCTGGGTTTCAACCAGAGGACAGTTGCTAACGGTCAGGATTCTCATGTCGCGCCGATGACGGTAATGCTGTCTACCCGGTCCAAAATTCGCCAGGGACCATGGAGTCCTTGCAAAATTTCCTCACAGAGGCGCACCGGACCAGATTCCAAGTGGAGGTCCGATCGGGCAGTACAGACACAACTATCGTGAAAGGCCATCACCCCCTGGGGAGTGAGCATGGGAGTCCAGGTGTGAAAGTCTTGCAGGACCGATTCGTAATCGTGTTGGGCATCCACAAAGATCAGGTCGGCCTGCCCCTGGAGCGGGAGTGCCTTGGCTGCGGCGACCGAAGTCAGGCGAACAAACTCAAGCTGCTGCCCCCAATCTCGGACCATTTGTTTCGCAATGTATTCC contains these protein-coding regions:
- a CDS encoding class I SAM-dependent methyltransferase, which codes for MLAPISNPPLLERTISGLHADVFRSLPPLEAQTPILDIGCGTGAWLNRLAEAGFTHLCGIDQDATQFHLPQATCIRANLDVDDPALADRQFGLITAIEVVEHLENPGRLFALVARHLAPDGYFLLTTPNIHSIGCRLRFLITGQLKSFDAKGDPTHIYPVLLSALQRVLPRYGLEIVQQWSFPQRGSRVSRPTTALAEALLSLVLPIGQPGDTLCVFIRKTDR
- a CDS encoding class I SAM-dependent methyltransferase; the protein is MTVMSYTLEFAKYLLGLRKAKTHDTERELTYLATLAQGKSCIVEVGVYEGVASRIFCQVMAKTGRLYLIDPYFLDLKLEKLLGFSFPEYIAKQMVRDWGQQLEFVRLTSVAAAKALPLQGQADLIFVDAQHDYESVLQDFHTWTPMLTPQGVMAFHDSCVCTARSDLHLESGPVRLCEEILQGLHGPWRILDRVDSITVIGAT
- a CDS encoding glycosyltransferase family 4 protein produces the protein MRILTVSNCPLVETQGSGYVITHFCQGLRDLGHTVDAFGPETYEIWPQWGGRAKSYRQAIGMVPFVLQQLRRHAYDVLELYGGEAWLLTSLVRSLPGRSFLLVSHSNGLEPYALNRLIDYARQGYGEHPYGKWYRLNQTPLFRLAFTGVDGIVTVSQAERRYALEQGYQTPDRVLAIENPLPETYLGLPVVEARPLTIGYCGSWIDRKGIQVIQTDLAQILAEFPTCSLRLIGVGEGFQASDHFPAALCDRIQVIPFVADRAALQQHYQSLTILVVPSLYESFGLVMAEAMACGCALVAARTGFAADLQPDVEALILDRPFSPQLYGAVRRLLLDEGLRHRIAAAGYQRVQSLHWERAVQSLEATYQDWLAAFRSSHTVPSRSKG